In Paenibacillus stellifer, the DNA window TCGCGCCAAGCTGCCCACCGGCGACGGCATCTGGCCGGCGCTCTGGATGCTGCCGGAGGATTCCGTGTACGGGACCTGGGCCGCATCCGGCGAGCGATGCCCCAGGGCCATCGCTTGGTTGTTTTTAGTCAGAAAGAGATATTTGACTACCACTTTAGCCAGGTATATCTTGCAAGAAGTTTTCGGATGTCATGCCGTCGCGCCGTATTTCTGCCTTCACCTTAACGGTCACTTCCGCCCTGACGAACTCATCGTCCCATTTCGACCTCACTTTCTTGAATGCTTGATAATGGCTGCGCATCAATTCCTCGCCGAACCCGAATATATCGACGCCGTATTTCTTCTGCACCTTGGCAATCGTTGCTTCGACATGGTCTTGGATTTCCTTCTCCGTCAACTTGCGCACTTGATCAAATCCGGATATCTTCCTTAGCATTATCCATTCACATTGGTTCTCGCTTACGGTCCCCTCGACATTGATACGGATTCTAATCTTGGGACGATTGCCGTCATAATCAACTTCCAGGTGCGTCTTGGACCTCCCAACTCGCACCTGGACATATTGACCTTTGCCACATTGTACCGTTAGCGAAGTGTTCTTGATCCGATCCTGGGTCCACAATAAATCTCGTGTCTCTTCTGTGCTCAAATGGCCAACCAGCTTCGCTCTGCGCATAACGGCTGTCCCGTCGCTAATCATTTCGGTTGGCGAATCGGTATTCTTTCCGGCGTCAACAGCATGCTGTCGTTCACTTGGATGCTCAATCGTCATGGACGACATCACTGGCTGCCGGCCCTCTGACGTAATTGCCGCAATGAATTGCTTCAAGTTCGTATTCGGCGAACCTCCCCAGTTCGCCTCAACCGAATCGAGTCCCATACGGATTTTCACAGCCGATACCCTGCTCTCCGGGACATAGAGCTTGGTGAACTCCGGTGCAGCTACTTGGTGGGCTGCAACGAGTTGAATATCGTTCCGGATGTCCTTCATCGATTCGAGAAACTCAAAGAAAAGAATGCCTTTGTCGGTTTCGAGCAGCTTGGCATCCATAATGAGCAGCATCATATGGCTTAGCTCCAGCTTGCGGGACGTCTTCCGCTCGATACGGCTGAATGCTTGGTCCATCGTATTCCCTTCCGCGTCGACGGAGAACGTTGGACTATTGCCTTTAGCACGGTCGGATACGAACTCCAGTGGATTAATCATCTGCAGATAAACATGGTAATTCGCTTGATCGCCGACCGTCACGGACATACTGCTTACGATGATGTACTCGTTCGCCGAACGCATGTCCCAGCAGCCCGTCAAGACCAGACCGAACACACAAAGTGTAAAAAGCAGCCTAATCACTACTCGTGCATTGCTCCCGATCATTTCGATGTATCCTTGTTCATATCCGATATTCGAACCAACAAATCTTTCTGCTGCTTCAATCGAAGCGGAGCGAAAGGCTTAAGGTAAGGAACACCGAAAGAGTGCAGGCTGGCCAGATGGATGACTATGACAGCCGTGCCTAAGAAGACGCCGTAAATACCTAATATTGAACTGAGCAG includes these proteins:
- a CDS encoding Ger(x)C family spore germination protein, giving the protein MIGSNARVVIRLLFTLCVFGLVLTGCWDMRSANEYIIVSSMSVTVGDQANYHVYLQMINPLEFVSDRAKGNSPTFSVDAEGNTMDQAFSRIERKTSRKLELSHMMLLIMDAKLLETDKGILFFEFLESMKDIRNDIQLVAAHQVAAPEFTKLYVPESRVSAVKIRMGLDSVEANWGGSPNTNLKQFIAAITSEGRQPVMSSMTIEHPSERQHAVDAGKNTDSPTEMISDGTAVMRRAKLVGHLSTEETRDLLWTQDRIKNTSLTVQCGKGQYVQVRVGRSKTHLEVDYDGNRPKIRIRINVEGTVSENQCEWIMLRKISGFDQVRKLTEKEIQDHVEATIAKVQKKYGVDIFGFGEELMRSHYQAFKKVRSKWDDEFVRAEVTVKVKAEIRRDGMTSENFLQDIPG